A genomic stretch from Astatotilapia calliptera chromosome 4, fAstCal1.2, whole genome shotgun sequence includes:
- the rusf1 gene encoding RUS family member 1 isoform X4 has product MQAFSSSLSGTLATQASLRGVGVGNQEATVAAATVTWLLKDGTGMLGRILFAWQKGSKLDSEAKKWRLFADVLNDIAMFMEILAPYFPACFTFIVCTAGIFKSIVGVAGGATRAALTVHQARRDNMADISAKDGSQETLVNLAGLLVSLILIPLVTDNPVLTLCLFFLFTVLHLFANYKAVRSVVMETFNEARLSIVLQQYLKDKRILSPPEANQREPVFFEFGQTVPIKLGVRLQEIAQSPEDLELALKENSMPYLLGVRNGCVCVCLGPEASVSDEIRAMCQAVVLGNMLSSSNSREATGAAPKQQKGHWEMVHKSHKLMDAIFNPLLKGAEAAGWDMKRTLIDWDEWRVEWKTKSS; this is encoded by the exons ATGCAG gcCTTCTCCAGTTCCCTGTCAGGGACTCTCGCCACTCAGGCTTCCCTCAGAGGTGTTGGTGTTGGAAACCAGGAGGCCACCGTAGCTGCAGCCACTGTTACCTGGTTATTAAAAG ATGGGACTGGCATGTTGGGAAGAATCCTCTTCGCCTGGCAGAAAGG GAGTAAGCTGGACTCTGAAGCAAAAAAATGGAG ACTTTTTGCTGATGTGCTCAATGACATTGCCATGTTCATGGAAATACTGGCTCCTTACTTTCCTGCTTGCTTCACCTTCATTGTGTGCACTGCAGGGATATTCAag TCTATTGTTGGAGTGGCAGGTGGTGCGACCAGAGCGGCTCTCACTGTTCATCAGGCCCGCAGAGACAACATGGCTGACATCTCTGCCAAAGACGGCAGTCAG GAGACTTTAGTGAATCTGGCCGGACTGCTGGTCAGTCTGATACTAATTCCCCTCGTCACTGATAATCCAGT ATTGACTCTctgcctcttcttcctcttcaccgTGCTTCATCTTTTTGCCAACTACAAGGCTGTGCGTTCAGTTGTCATGGAAACCTTCAATGAAGCACGGCTTTCTATCGTACTGCAGCAGTACCTGAAGGACAAACGAATCCTGAGTCCACCAGAGGCCAATCAGAGAGAACCAGTTTTCTTTG aGTTTGGGCAAACTGTGCCGATAAAGCTTGGAGTGAGGCTGCAGGAGATTGCACAGAG CCCAGAAGATCTTGAGTTGGCTTTGAAGGAAAACAGCATGCCTTACCTGTTAGGAGTCAGAAATG gctgtgtatgtgtttgtttgggaccAGAAGCTTCAGTGAGTGACGAAATCAGAGCGATGTGCCAGGCGGTAGTACTCGGCAACATGCTGAGCTCGTCAAACTCCAGAGAAGCTACAGGGGCTGCACCGAAACAACAAA aagGTCACTGGGAAATGGTGCACAAGAGTCACAAGCTGATGGATGCCATTTTCAATCCATTACTTAAGG GTGCTGAAGCTGCAGGATGGGACATGAAACGAACCCTGATCGACTGGGATGAGTGGAGAGTCGAgtggaaaacaaaaagcagctga
- the rusf1 gene encoding RUS family member 1 isoform X2 has protein sequence MDKAGTWISPDSPERNTGNERQSVFLPQGYPESVSDDYLQYQFWDTMQAFSSSLSGTLATQASLRGVGVGNQEATVAAATVTWLLKDGTGMLGRILFAWQKGSKLDSEAKKWRLFADVLNDIAMFMEILAPYFPACFTFIVCTAGIFKSIVGVAGGATRAALTVHQARRDNMADISAKDGSQETLVNLAGLLVSLILIPLVTDNPVLTLCLFFLFTVLHLFANYKAVRSVVMETFNEARLSIVLQQYLKDKRILSPPEANQREPVFFEFGQTVPIKLGVRLQEIAQSPEDLELALKENSMPYLLGVRNGCVCVCLGPEASVSDEIRAMCQAVVLGNMLSSSNSREATGAAPKQQKGHWEMVHKSHKLMDAIFNPLLKGAEAAGWDMKRTLIDWDEWRVEWKTKSS, from the exons ATGGACAAGGCAGGTACGTGGATTAGTCCAGATTCTCCAGAGAGGAACACAGGAAATGAAAGGCAG AGCGTCTTTCTGCCTCAAGGTTATCCAGAGAGTGTGAGTGATGATTATCTGCAGTACCAGTTCTGGGATACAATGCAG gcCTTCTCCAGTTCCCTGTCAGGGACTCTCGCCACTCAGGCTTCCCTCAGAGGTGTTGGTGTTGGAAACCAGGAGGCCACCGTAGCTGCAGCCACTGTTACCTGGTTATTAAAAG ATGGGACTGGCATGTTGGGAAGAATCCTCTTCGCCTGGCAGAAAGG GAGTAAGCTGGACTCTGAAGCAAAAAAATGGAG ACTTTTTGCTGATGTGCTCAATGACATTGCCATGTTCATGGAAATACTGGCTCCTTACTTTCCTGCTTGCTTCACCTTCATTGTGTGCACTGCAGGGATATTCAag TCTATTGTTGGAGTGGCAGGTGGTGCGACCAGAGCGGCTCTCACTGTTCATCAGGCCCGCAGAGACAACATGGCTGACATCTCTGCCAAAGACGGCAGTCAG GAGACTTTAGTGAATCTGGCCGGACTGCTGGTCAGTCTGATACTAATTCCCCTCGTCACTGATAATCCAGT ATTGACTCTctgcctcttcttcctcttcaccgTGCTTCATCTTTTTGCCAACTACAAGGCTGTGCGTTCAGTTGTCATGGAAACCTTCAATGAAGCACGGCTTTCTATCGTACTGCAGCAGTACCTGAAGGACAAACGAATCCTGAGTCCACCAGAGGCCAATCAGAGAGAACCAGTTTTCTTTG aGTTTGGGCAAACTGTGCCGATAAAGCTTGGAGTGAGGCTGCAGGAGATTGCACAGAG CCCAGAAGATCTTGAGTTGGCTTTGAAGGAAAACAGCATGCCTTACCTGTTAGGAGTCAGAAATG gctgtgtatgtgtttgtttgggaccAGAAGCTTCAGTGAGTGACGAAATCAGAGCGATGTGCCAGGCGGTAGTACTCGGCAACATGCTGAGCTCGTCAAACTCCAGAGAAGCTACAGGGGCTGCACCGAAACAACAAA aagGTCACTGGGAAATGGTGCACAAGAGTCACAAGCTGATGGATGCCATTTTCAATCCATTACTTAAGG GTGCTGAAGCTGCAGGATGGGACATGAAACGAACCCTGATCGACTGGGATGAGTGGAGAGTCGAgtggaaaacaaaaagcagctga
- the rusf1 gene encoding RUS family member 1 isoform X1 produces METDKGVVLATERYGSAESWKYVSKDGVMERRRDGSEGHSGGNSVFGVFKSVFLPQGYPESVSDDYLQYQFWDTMQAFSSSLSGTLATQASLRGVGVGNQEATVAAATVTWLLKDGTGMLGRILFAWQKGSKLDSEAKKWRLFADVLNDIAMFMEILAPYFPACFTFIVCTAGIFKSIVGVAGGATRAALTVHQARRDNMADISAKDGSQETLVNLAGLLVSLILIPLVTDNPVLTLCLFFLFTVLHLFANYKAVRSVVMETFNEARLSIVLQQYLKDKRILSPPEANQREPVFFEFGQTVPIKLGVRLQEIAQSPEDLELALKENSMPYLLGVRNGCVCVCLGPEASVSDEIRAMCQAVVLGNMLSSSNSREATGAAPKQQKGHWEMVHKSHKLMDAIFNPLLKGAEAAGWDMKRTLIDWDEWRVEWKTKSS; encoded by the exons ATGGAGACGGACAAAGGTGTGGTTTTGGCAACAGAGAGATATGGCAGTGCAGAATCCTGGAAGTATGTATCAAAAGATGgagtgatggagaggaggagagatggGAGTGAAGGTCACTCAGGAGGAAACTCggtttttggagtttttaaa AGCGTCTTTCTGCCTCAAGGTTATCCAGAGAGTGTGAGTGATGATTATCTGCAGTACCAGTTCTGGGATACAATGCAG gcCTTCTCCAGTTCCCTGTCAGGGACTCTCGCCACTCAGGCTTCCCTCAGAGGTGTTGGTGTTGGAAACCAGGAGGCCACCGTAGCTGCAGCCACTGTTACCTGGTTATTAAAAG ATGGGACTGGCATGTTGGGAAGAATCCTCTTCGCCTGGCAGAAAGG GAGTAAGCTGGACTCTGAAGCAAAAAAATGGAG ACTTTTTGCTGATGTGCTCAATGACATTGCCATGTTCATGGAAATACTGGCTCCTTACTTTCCTGCTTGCTTCACCTTCATTGTGTGCACTGCAGGGATATTCAag TCTATTGTTGGAGTGGCAGGTGGTGCGACCAGAGCGGCTCTCACTGTTCATCAGGCCCGCAGAGACAACATGGCTGACATCTCTGCCAAAGACGGCAGTCAG GAGACTTTAGTGAATCTGGCCGGACTGCTGGTCAGTCTGATACTAATTCCCCTCGTCACTGATAATCCAGT ATTGACTCTctgcctcttcttcctcttcaccgTGCTTCATCTTTTTGCCAACTACAAGGCTGTGCGTTCAGTTGTCATGGAAACCTTCAATGAAGCACGGCTTTCTATCGTACTGCAGCAGTACCTGAAGGACAAACGAATCCTGAGTCCACCAGAGGCCAATCAGAGAGAACCAGTTTTCTTTG aGTTTGGGCAAACTGTGCCGATAAAGCTTGGAGTGAGGCTGCAGGAGATTGCACAGAG CCCAGAAGATCTTGAGTTGGCTTTGAAGGAAAACAGCATGCCTTACCTGTTAGGAGTCAGAAATG gctgtgtatgtgtttgtttgggaccAGAAGCTTCAGTGAGTGACGAAATCAGAGCGATGTGCCAGGCGGTAGTACTCGGCAACATGCTGAGCTCGTCAAACTCCAGAGAAGCTACAGGGGCTGCACCGAAACAACAAA aagGTCACTGGGAAATGGTGCACAAGAGTCACAAGCTGATGGATGCCATTTTCAATCCATTACTTAAGG GTGCTGAAGCTGCAGGATGGGACATGAAACGAACCCTGATCGACTGGGATGAGTGGAGAGTCGAgtggaaaacaaaaagcagctga
- the rusf1 gene encoding RUS family member 1 isoform X3, which yields METDKGVVLATERYGSAESWKYVSKDGVMERRRDGSEGHSGGNSVFGVFKSVFLPQGYPESVSDDYLQYQFWDTMQAFSSSLSGTLATQASLRGVGVGNQEATVAAATVTWLLKDGTGMLGRILFAWQKGRIFKSIVGVAGGATRAALTVHQARRDNMADISAKDGSQETLVNLAGLLVSLILIPLVTDNPVLTLCLFFLFTVLHLFANYKAVRSVVMETFNEARLSIVLQQYLKDKRILSPPEANQREPVFFEFGQTVPIKLGVRLQEIAQSPEDLELALKENSMPYLLGVRNGCVCVCLGPEASVSDEIRAMCQAVVLGNMLSSSNSREATGAAPKQQKGHWEMVHKSHKLMDAIFNPLLKGAEAAGWDMKRTLIDWDEWRVEWKTKSS from the exons ATGGAGACGGACAAAGGTGTGGTTTTGGCAACAGAGAGATATGGCAGTGCAGAATCCTGGAAGTATGTATCAAAAGATGgagtgatggagaggaggagagatggGAGTGAAGGTCACTCAGGAGGAAACTCggtttttggagtttttaaa AGCGTCTTTCTGCCTCAAGGTTATCCAGAGAGTGTGAGTGATGATTATCTGCAGTACCAGTTCTGGGATACAATGCAG gcCTTCTCCAGTTCCCTGTCAGGGACTCTCGCCACTCAGGCTTCCCTCAGAGGTGTTGGTGTTGGAAACCAGGAGGCCACCGTAGCTGCAGCCACTGTTACCTGGTTATTAAAAG ATGGGACTGGCATGTTGGGAAGAATCCTCTTCGCCTGGCAGAAAGG GA GGATATTCAag TCTATTGTTGGAGTGGCAGGTGGTGCGACCAGAGCGGCTCTCACTGTTCATCAGGCCCGCAGAGACAACATGGCTGACATCTCTGCCAAAGACGGCAGTCAG GAGACTTTAGTGAATCTGGCCGGACTGCTGGTCAGTCTGATACTAATTCCCCTCGTCACTGATAATCCAGT ATTGACTCTctgcctcttcttcctcttcaccgTGCTTCATCTTTTTGCCAACTACAAGGCTGTGCGTTCAGTTGTCATGGAAACCTTCAATGAAGCACGGCTTTCTATCGTACTGCAGCAGTACCTGAAGGACAAACGAATCCTGAGTCCACCAGAGGCCAATCAGAGAGAACCAGTTTTCTTTG aGTTTGGGCAAACTGTGCCGATAAAGCTTGGAGTGAGGCTGCAGGAGATTGCACAGAG CCCAGAAGATCTTGAGTTGGCTTTGAAGGAAAACAGCATGCCTTACCTGTTAGGAGTCAGAAATG gctgtgtatgtgtttgtttgggaccAGAAGCTTCAGTGAGTGACGAAATCAGAGCGATGTGCCAGGCGGTAGTACTCGGCAACATGCTGAGCTCGTCAAACTCCAGAGAAGCTACAGGGGCTGCACCGAAACAACAAA aagGTCACTGGGAAATGGTGCACAAGAGTCACAAGCTGATGGATGCCATTTTCAATCCATTACTTAAGG GTGCTGAAGCTGCAGGATGGGACATGAAACGAACCCTGATCGACTGGGATGAGTGGAGAGTCGAgtggaaaacaaaaagcagctga
- the LOC113020326 gene encoding transmembrane protein 265, with product MSESYQLDAPREEALPLNSVPGTGVQQPEDTGNQVICVGEDSPASCCSDKYHRKLAISSIICGFSCFGVRALIYSVKAENADKAEKAKRTRERRAAKYLRQAKKWSIISIVTWVSILVSASLTLVLLVLVLSNLGFD from the exons ATGTCAGAGTCATATCAGTTAGATGCACCGAGAGAGGAAGCGCTCCCGCTGAACTCTGTACCAGGAACAGGTGTTCAACAACCTGAGGACACTGGCAATCAAGTAATCTGTGTCGGTGAGGACTCTCCTGCGTCCTGCTGCAGTGACAAGTACCACAGGAAGCTGGCCATCTCTAGTATCATCTGCGGGTTCTCCTGCTTCGGAGTCCGAGCCTTGATTTATTCTGTAAAG GCTGAGAATGCTGACAAAGCAGAGAAAGCCAAGCGGACAAGAGAAAGGAGAGCTGCAAAGTATTTAAGACAGGCCAAAAAATGGAGCATCATCTCCATCGTGACATGGGTTTCCATCCTGGTGTCAGCGTCTTTGACACTGGTATTACTGGTGCTGGTCCTATCAAACCTGGGCTTTGATTGA
- the prr14 gene encoding uncharacterized protein prr14 codes for MVQVAQSKQSRVEGTDAHDSQNKDGFDFGFTAAWQNRQKDQKLPEQKLNLSPGENVVKLLDENVPESLDAAKSDMDTCGDVAAGHTVENAYSPKGWVIGPLFQSFKSKMASFTEIVMSPVKLFRASSPPPSVDHSDRLDELKADGTADVERSEPSSTLHPEGQSENENQHCRADQNELTNVGDAQNTQTVSPKYSKTLNFDEDSTIGSEIVDEFAVHQKEKTSPASVPLPHCPSQLDVSESVGSSVVLRSSASVSASCESRSKMCIVLVDQKFKTSVRLKPLSRKRAGNRSGLKRVDFKEESDPEVSKKQLSYQSLDSGDTEKMLSSSFSVSYPQPGMDCFQPDGDEKKETEESCRLVQENLQKSLDDSVNKRTLRSTLDLQQQEWRLNQDKCSVSGFVREKRGLKLNCHSQDSVKRKRMTPDTHTKVTQKQELSNTASGREEIELINEEALKLGRQRQSVFVSTRTTRKGKSGQEMLGTINEAVLHSQTESSPDAMLVCSLDKSTGVAEDNHMSCQIKASSTTSCKRQNRIVISNSDVNIDASMGLETTVAITSTNQDEPSSKALVRPCIKQLQNTSKCRNINKKPQKRKSANQISSVTESDSSLVSTSSVLSVGLMEFVPKDFNTSQHAEKGKDLIRGLSQLSKRPKKGLRGATQSCVSSRTLETQQCVINLQESRSKERKSKNSTETVYFEMTPFESNFQPLPSPSQLHVDSPLNNDIDNRHAQKNLKSSASVAEEIFHTDSEVFNDGGVSLSKLRSSTRRANIKPRQADNQRRKCRVLHSRTRKSEEVTNSVTMDDVNLATSGARSSENDFSHRLLRSYSCPEILCLHPHDTTWTSPHPSRALTSHQSSHSPSVSQAQKSLRRARRHTVCSVEVEREIAPLCLRKEVYPSRRSTLYDPVTHHLSPSIALSPSTSISALASCFLSSPLAFLSKRFDSKGVAGSLSTCSHVSAPSSASSLTSPLSSSTWHHSRTDSSGAAMDSSSSGNPLECETERRQQSEEEDDGEETSSSSQEFEDGGLREEKAHSDSEIKMEQKHEERRKVSSIRIRKTLPKPQNNLTPMGLPKPIRLKKKEFSLEEIYTNKNFNKPPESRLETIFEEVPLNRRNGSESWFGQRRVKRFLEFLEVGEVRKPKKPLVGVSKAGISTSRTRRGGFLKDEPSLSVQDVDSLLCAKLDQLNLWLIHDQKDS; via the exons ATG GTGCAAGTGGCACAATCTAAGCAGTCGAGAGTGGAAGGAACAGATGCACACGACAGCCAAAACAAG GATGGATTTGATTTTGGCTTTACAGCAGCTTGGCAAAATAG GCAAAAGGACCAAAAACTCCCAGAGCAGAAATTAAATCTGTCTCCAGGAGAAAATGTTGTTAAACTGTTGGATGAAAATGTCCCAGAGAGTCTTGATGCCGCCAAATCTGACATGGATACATGCGGGGATGTGGCTGCTGGACACACTGTTGAAAATGCATATTCCCCAAAGGGATGGGTGATCGGCCCATTGTTTCAGTCGTTCAAGTCAAAGATGGCCAGTTTCACAGAGATAGTCATGAGTCCTGTTAAACTTTTCCGAGCCAGCAGTCCTCCACCGTCAGTGGACCATTCTGACAGACTCGATGAGCTAAAGGCTGATGGAACAGCTGATGTTGAGCGTTCAGAGCCAAGCAGTACGCTTCATCCTGAAGGACaaagtgaaaatgagaatcagcactGCAGAGCTGATCAAAACGAGCTCACTAATGTAGGAgatgcacaaaacacacaaactgtttctcCTAAATATTCTAAAACATTAAATTTTGATGAGGATTCAACAATAGGTTCAGAAATCGTTGATGAATTTGCAGTACACCAGAAGGAAAAAACCTCACCTGCCTCAGTGCCTTTGCCACACTGCCCCTCACAACTTGATGTTTCAGAGTCTGTTGGCTCCTCTGTCGTTTTACGGTCCTCTGCAAGTGTAAGTGCCTCTTGTGAATCCAGGTCAAAGATGTGCATTGTTTTGGTGGACCAGAAATTCAAGACTTCTGTTCGTCTAAAACCACTTTCCAGAAAACGTGCAGGAAATAGATCTGGCTTGAAGAGGGTTGACTTCAAGGAAGAGTCTGACCCAGAGGTCAGTAAGAAGCAGCTTTCTTACCAGAGCCTGGACTCAGGTGACACTGAAAAAATGCTGTCTTCATCTTTCTCAGTTTCTTACCCTCAGCCTGGCATGGACTGTTTTCAGCCCGATGGTGATGAAAAGAAGGAGACTGAAGAAAGCTGCCGCTTGGTTCAAGAAAACCTCCAAAAGAGTCTCGATGACAGTGTTAATAAAAGGACTCTGAGGTCCACTTTAGATCTGCAACAACAGGAGTGGCGGCTAAATCAGGACAAGTGTTCAGTTTCTGGTTTtgtgagagaaaagagagggTTGAAACTGAACTGTCATTCCCAAGactctgtaaaaagaaaaagaatgacaCCAGATACACATACAAAAGTTACACAAAAGCAAGAGTTATCAAACACAGCTTCAGGGAGAGAAGAAATCGAGTTAATTAATgaagaagcactgaagcttggaAGACAGAGACAGTCTGTTTTTGTGTCAACAAGAACGACTAGGAAAGGAAAATCTGGTCAAGAAATGCTTGGTACAATCAATGAAGCTGTGTTGCACTCGCAAACTGAAAGTTCCCCTGATGCTATGTTGGTTTGTTCACTGGATAAAAGCACTGGTGTGGCAGAAGACAACCACATGAGCTGCCAAATCAAAGCAAGCTCTACTACTTCATGCAAAAGGCAGAACAGAATAGTTATTAGTAATTCTGATGTAAATATTGATGCCAGTATGGGTCTTGAAACTACTGTAGCAATCACTTCTACAAACCAAGATGAGCCGTCGTCCAAAGCGCTTGTCCGTCCTTGTATAAAGCAGCTCCAGAATACAAGTAAGTGCAGGAATATTAACAAGAAGCCACAGAAACGGAAATCGGCAAATCAGATAAGTTCAGTGACAGAATCAGACAGCTCTTTGGTGTCTACCTCATCGGTACTGTCAGTGGGCCTAATGGAATTTGTGCCTAAGGATTTTAATACCTCTCAACAtgctgaaaaaggaaaggaCTTGATAAGAGGGCTGAGCCAGCTGTCTAAGAGACCCAAAAAGGGTCTTAGAGGTGCTACTCAATCATGTGTATCAAGTAGGACTCTAGAGACACAGCAATGTGTCATCAACCTTCAAGAGAGTCGGTctaaagaaaggaaaagtaaaaactCAACGGAGACTGTATATTTTGAAATGACTCCCTTTGAAAGTAATTTCCAACCCCTTCCTTCACCTTCACAACTTCATGTGGACTCTCCTTTAAACAATGATATTGATAATAGGCACGCTCAGAAGAATCTAAAGAGTTCAGCTTCTGTGGCAGAAGAAATATTTCACACGGACTCTGAAGTTTTTaatgatgggggtgtcagtctcTCTAAGCTAAGGTCTAGCACAAGAAGAGCTAACATAAAGCCCAGGCAAGCAGATAACCAAAGGAGAAAATGCCGAGTTCTGCACAGTAGGACACGCAAAAGTGAAGAGGTGACAAACTCTGTCACAATGGATGATGTAAATCTAGCAACGTCAGGTGCACGCTCATCAGAAAACGACTTCTCACACCGCCTGTTACGCAGCTACTCTTGCCCAGAAATCCTCTGCCTCCATCCCCATGACACAACTTGGACCTCACCACATCCCAGCAGGGCTCTCACATCACACCAGTCCTCCCACAGTCCTTCTGTCTCTCAGGCGCAGAAATCCCTGCGGCGGGCTCGACGACACACAGTCTGCAGCGTGGAGGTGGAGAGGGAGATCGCCCCCCTGTGTCTTCGTAAAGAGGTGTACCCATCTAGAAGATCTACCCTGTACGACCCTGTCACTCATCACCTGTCTCCTAGTATTGCACTTTCCCCCAGCACCTCCATCTCTGCTCTTGCTTCCTGCTTCCTTTCGAGCCCCCTGGCTTTCCTTTCTAAGAGGTTTGACAGCAAAGGAGTTGCTGGCAGTCTCAGCACTTGTAGCCATGTTTCCGCTCCCTCCTCCGCTTCATCTCTTACATCCCCATTAAGCTCCTCCACATGGCACCATTCAAGAACAGATTCCTCTGGTGCTGCCATGGATTCTAGCAGCAG TGGGAATCCATTGGAGTGTGAGACTGAGAGGAGACAACagagtgaggaggaggatgatggCGAGGAGACAAGTTCTTCCAGTCAGGAGTTTGAAGATGGTGGGCTAAGAGAGGAAAAGGCTCACTCTGATTCTGAAATTAAG ATGGAGCAAAAGCATGAGGAACGAAGAAAGGTGTCTTCTATCAGAATTCGGAAAACTTTACCCAAGCCTCAAAATAACCTCACACCCATGGGGCTGCCCAAACCCATCAG GCTGAAAAAGAAGGAGTTCAGTTTGGAAGAAATTTACACCAACAAGAATTTCAACAAACCCCCTGAAAG CCGGTTGGAAACCATATTCGAGGAGGTGCCTCTCAATCGCAGGAATGGCTCTGAGTCCTGGTTTGGTCAGAGGCGTGTGAAACGATTTTTAGAGTTCCTGGAGGTCGGCGAGGTCAGAAAACCAAAGAAGCCACTTGTCGGAGTGAGTAAAGCAGGTATTTCCACTTCCAGGACCCGACGAGGGGGCTTCCTTAAAGACGAACCGTCCCTCAGCGTGCAGGATGTGGACTCGCTGCTCTGTGCGAAGCTGGATCAGCTCAATTTGTGGCTGATTCATGATCAGAAAGACAGCTGA
- the cd2bp2 gene encoding CD2 antigen cytoplasmic tail-binding protein 2 yields the protein MSKRKVTFEDGNGEFDLEDDVPNKKSCEAVSGPGSRFKGKHSLDSDEEDEGEDTNSSKYNILDSDDVEGQEGATIDFDEGVSITPFNLEEEMQEGHFDSEGNYFIKKEQQIRDNWLDNIDWVRIREQPFKKKKKGLGAKRTRRAGDEDEAEEEKQREEQQADQEEEEEEEEAEPPEDPLASFTQHQLTEAVIELLQPGETVATALRRLGGLGGRKKGKLREEEKSTEETKGDKEKLDRLTALADRLVGSGMFEIYQQTYEKLAYMLKSMTSKRPAVGGEEEEGDELDMFADKFDEKHGETAEDKDDNNRVSDEVMWEYKWENKDNSEVYGPFTSQQMQDWVDEGYFSSGVYCRRVDQEGSQFYSSKRLDFELYT from the exons ATGTCGAAAAGAAAAGTAACATTTGAGGATGGCAACGGAGAGTTTGACCTCGAAGACGATGTCCCGAATAAAAAG AGTTGTGAAGCTGTCAGCGGACCAGGCTCCAGGTTTAAGGGTAAACATTCCCTTGACAgcgatgaagaggatgaaggagaggacacaaacagcagcaaatATAATATTTTAGACAGTGATGATGTTGAGG GTCAAGAGGGAGCAACCATTGACTTTGATGAGGGAGTTTCTATTACTCCTTTCAACCTGGAAGAGGAGATGCAAGAAGGACACTTTGACTCAGAGGGGAACTATTTCATCAAAAAGGAGCAACAGATTAGAGACAACTGGCTTGATAACATTGACTGG GTGAGAATAAGAGAGCAGCctttcaaaaaaaagaagaaaggtcTTGGAGCCAAAAGGACACGCAGAGCAGGTGATGAGGACGaggcagaggaagaaaaacagagagaagaacAGCAAGCAGaccaagaagaagaggaggaggaggaagaggcagAGCCTCCAGAGGACCCACTGGCATCCTTCACACAGCACCAGCTCACTGAAGCTGTCATCGAACTACTGCAGCCTGGAGAAACAGTCGCTACAGCGCTCCGTCGGTTAGGAGGCCTTGGAGGACGGAAGAAGGGAAAGCTgagggaagaagaaaaatccacaGAGGAGACCAAAGGGGATAAAGAAAAGCTTGATCGGCTCACAGCGCTAGCTGACCGACTGGTTGGATCCGGGATGTTTGAAATCTATCAGCAAACCTACGAAAAACTGGCCTACATGTTAAAGAGCATGACTAGCAAGCGGCCAgcggtggggggtgaggaggaggaaggagatgaGCTTGACATGTTTGCTGACAAGTTTGATGAGAAGCATGGTGAAACAGCTGAGGACAAAGATGACAATAATAGAG TGAGCGATGAAGTGATGTGGGAGTACAAGTGGGAAAATAAGGATAATTCAGAAGTCTACGGCCCTTTCACAAGCCAGCAGATGCAG GACTGGGTGGATGAAGGCTATTTCAGCAGTGGTGTTTACTGTAGGAGGGTGGACCAGGAGGGATCGCAGTTCTACAGCTCCAAGAGACTGGACTTTGAACTCTATACATGA
- the pheta2 gene encoding sesquipedalian-1: MKLHEKILTHYLSCTSPVDKEGYLNKRKKRNDTYHRRWFVLKANLLFYQERPADRHLLGVIVLEGCAVQHSETDGHFTFSLVFGPGLKTYRFAAIDRQGQESWVKALHSASHCYLSMVVKDLARQYEEAKRQQSLGESHPSVSALKLPTNSFLFTTMQQTAVVREGRSFSASTLLQAPSIPAKVVAKKSPKLWTRRHACVTPLNGPAPLYGEWPLVGFDLFEDFSKLHDYYGQEVKKVREDWLKSRQKEEDHTDQDLIDLG; this comes from the exons ATGAAGCTTCATGAGAAGATTTTAACCCATTACCTCTCGTGCACATCTCCAGTGGATAAAGAGGGATATCTCAACAAAAGG AAAAAACGAAATGACACCTACCACCGGCGGTGGTTTGTCCTGAAGGCAAACTTGCTTTTTTACCAGGAGCGCCCAGCTGACAGACACCTGCTGGGTGTCATTGTGCTGGAAGGGTGTGCTGTTCAGCACTCGGAGACCGATGGACATTTTACCTTCTCCCTGGTGTTTGGGCCTGGACTCAAAACCTACAGATTTGCAGCAATAGATCGCCAGGGTCAAGAGAGTTGGGTGAAAGCTCTCCACTCAGCCAGCCACTGTTACCTCTCCATGGTGGTGAAAGACCTAGCGAGACAGTATGAAG AAGCTAAGCGGCAGCAAAGCCTGGGTGAGTCCCACCCCTCTGTCAGTGCCCTCAAGCTGCCCACAAACAGCTTCTTATTCACCACAAtgcagcaaacagcagtagtCAGAGAGGGGAGGAGCTTCAGTGCCAGCACCCTTTTACAAGCACCTTCCATACCAGCTAAAGTAGTGgcaaaaaaatcccccaaactCTGGACCAGGAGACATGCTTGTGTCACACCTCTTAATGGACCAGCACCTTTGTATGGGGAGTGGCCTTTGGTGGGATTTGACCTGTTCGAGGATTTTAGCAAACTCCATGATTATTATGGCCAGGAAGTGAAGAAAGTGCGAGAGGACTGGCTGAAAAGTCGTCAAAAAGAAGAGGACCACACTGATCAAGATCTTATTGACCTGgggtga